A region of the Peptococcaceae bacterium genome:
GCAGGTCCGAAAACACTGGGTCCCGAAAAACCTTTGCCTTCCATGTGGTGTCTGACTCTTACCCACTGTTACAAAGCGGGTTCCGGCTATGTGATCCAGGTTAACTCCAAAGGTGAATGGTATGATGCGACGGTCCGCAAAGAGGGCGGCCAACTAAAAGGTACGCTTACCGCCGACGAGTTAGCAAGTGTAAAAGAGGCTGCCGGCAAAATCAACTGGGATCAATTGCCTGAGAAATCCACAAAAGATTATGTTGATTACACCGCTGAAAAGAAAACTCCTGCCGGGCCTGTTGGTTTCGTTGGCTACATCATTGACTATTACCAAAACCAGACCAATGCAATTCCGAATTACAAAGGGAAACGGATATATGTGGATTTTAAGGTTGCCTGCGCCCCCGAAGCCAAAAACCTCATCGAAGCTATGAAACCATTGCTGGAAAAGTATATTCCCCCTCAGAAATGATCAGGTGTAATCAGTATACCGATCTATAATTTCGAGTAGTTTCGAAAACATTATGGGAGGGTTTTGCATGTATTGTCCCAAATGCGGAAGAGGTTTAGAAGATACGGCGAAATTTTGCCCGAATTGCGGAACACCCGCTGCACCCGGAGCATCACAGGCTGCCAGCGCCTCGACAGGTCTGCCGGAAAACCTGGCAGGATTGTTCTGTTATATCCTCGGTTGGCTCACCGGATTGGTTTTCTTTCTCATTGACAGGCGGTCTTTCGTGCGTTTTCATGCCATGCAGTCAATAATTACCTTCGGGTGCGTAACCATTCTCAATATCCTAATCAGCGCCCTGTCAGTGATAGGGTTCTGGTCTCTCTTTCACCTGCTGAACAATATCATCATGCTGATCGCCATGGTTGCCTGGGTCCTCTGCATGTTAAAGGCATACCAAGGCCAGCGCTATAAGCTTCCCTTCTTTGGCGATCTGGCCGAACGCTATGCGGGAACACAAACCCAAGTCGGGCAATAGGCGGAGGGGGGGACAAATGAAAAAATTGCTTGTCTTTGTATTGATAATGCTTCTGATGTTTGCTACTTTTACAATTTTTTTGATTCCGGCCCTGAGTGTTGCTCTCCCAGAAAGACTGGAAAACCAAGCCTTAAGCGCCAGACTGACCTGGACACCGCAGGAGCTTGTTCCCGGAAATAATGCCACTTTCACTCTATCTATCAAGAGTACAGCCGCATCAACCGTTTCCAACGTAAAGGTCAGGATATCAGGAAATTATTACCCGTTTACACCCGAAGAACTCGGAAAACAACCGGCGCTTGCCGATACCTTTGACCTCCTCCTGCCCCAATTGACAGATGCTGAACGCAACAAGCTAACAGCCTTCAATATAGAAAAAATCCTGCCCATACTGGCCGCGAACAGCCAGGAAAGTATCAGCCATACCTACAAGCTTCCTTCCACGAACCTGCTGCCTACACTTGTGGTGAGGGTGAAAATCGAAGGCCTCCCAGATAAAGAGGAAAAACGCTATATAATCCCCGTACAGGCTCCCGGGGTTAACGCAAAGATCTCATCATTCACCTCATCCAAGACGACCGGCCTTACAAAAGGCCAGACCCTTACCTTTTCCGCCACTGTTAAAAACCTATCTAAAAGCTTATTCCCCGGGGTCCTTGGCCTCTATGCCGGTGATGCCCTGCTGCTGGAAAAGCCGCTGCTGCTGTCGGGCAATCAATCTTCCGTTATCGGGGCCTCCTGGACTGTGCCGGGACCAGGAGCATATAACATCAAGGCCGTTTTCAACAAGGCTTTCCTGCCGGAATTTCTCCATAGCCTGGCGGATTCACCTTCTTCTTTGACTCTGACGGTCCCCGATCTTAAGCCCGACCTGACCATCACAAAGATCGAAACAGTCCCTGCCGGTGTGGTCCCGGGCTCGACTGCCAATATACAGGTTACTGTGCAAAACAAGGGGGGCACGAGCTGTCCTGCCGGAAGCAAATTAACACTGACGGCAGGCGGACAAAGTTCTGAGGCAAATCTTCCGGCCCTAAACAAAAATGCCAGCAAAACTGTCAACTTCAACAAATTTTTATTTCCTTCCACGGAGAACTTTGTTATATCTGCCAAGGTAAATCCCCCACCCGGCACAGTTGAATCCGATGAAAAAAACAACTTCCTGGAATACACCCCTAATCTCCTTTTCCCGGATCTGGCGATTACAAAATTGACCATGACCCCATCCAGCGCAGCGCCGGGAGCCCCGGTAAAAATAACTGCCAGTGTAAAAAACACCGGGGCCGGGCAGTGCCCCGCGGGGGGGGTATGTTGAACTCCTCTGCGCCAGCCGGGAGCCGGTGAGACTGATGCTCCCTGCCCTTGGTAAAAACTCTTACAAAGACCTGGTCTTTAACAATTATCCCCTGCCTTTGAATGCGGTTGATGCAATCACAGCGAAAGCTTACCCCCCGGAAGGGATTAAAGAAATCTCCACGGCTAACAATACCAGGACGCTAACGCCCAACCTGCTTTTGCCTTCCATCTCCATCGAATCTTTCACCGCTTCGGGGGCATGGCCTCAGGGGAAACCTGCCCTGGGCGACTGGATTATCCTCAAGACTACGGTCAAAAACACTTCCAACATCAAGGTTACAGGCCTGCC
Encoded here:
- a CDS encoding zinc-ribbon domain-containing protein → MYCPKCGRGLEDTAKFCPNCGTPAAPGASQAASASTGLPENLAGLFCYILGWLTGLVFFLIDRRSFVRFHAMQSIITFGCVTILNILISALSVIGFWSLFHLLNNIIMLIAMVAWVLCMLKAYQGQRYKLPFFGDLAERYAGTQTQVGQ